TCATTAGGaaaattattattgctgttatttagtaaaattgtattaattaaagtaaagtagggctagtgaatgtttaatcgtggctagtaaaaaatttaaatctctgatcccatggctaatgaatttaaaaaaaattctagaagccctaagttaagtctattttgtaaatattaatatgctgcccccaccccaagcccccaatgttagtgtttttaagctctatctccctatttaggtgacatctgattattactattatttagtaaaattgtattaaactttaagtagggctagtgaatttttaattgtggctagtaaattttttaaatcattgatcTCATGGTTAGtgaattttatacaaattctagaagctctgcagTCTAAACTGTTATCACTATAGGTAGTAGCTAGAGTTTCCTGTAAGTGTAGAGGGCTTGAGAGCACTCTATGTAACACTTTGTAAATTTTTACATTTCTCATGATCAAACATTTACCAAGTCCTGTCTGTTAAATACACAAAGTTTcttaaatctgatgccacagacaTTTACTTTGATAATTTTTGagttaacaacatttaacttACACGACAAGAAAAAATTAGACACCCCTAGTCAAAACAAAGCCAGGTTTCTCATAAGGTttccaggaaacattttgttttcaaaatctagtcaactgaaaactgatcagcaactactgtttaatgttttaaaattgtgtagttaTCTGTGAAACTTGCGTAGCAAATTGTGAGACGATATTGAACAAAATCTAACTTCAGGACTATTAGGAATGCTTGTTTGACATGCTACAAGTGACATTATAGCACATttcatcatatattattatatgggtTCTAACATACAGTTATAGAAACACTTGAATGAAAGAGTTGAATTGAATTATTTAGACTGTGTTTAACACCATAAGATTTTAAGAAGTCATTTAAAATTTACTGCAATAGTTGTGAAATATGAACCTGGTCAGACAGTAACtactgttgttttgttatttgcaGGATGCAGGTGGTGATGTTGGCACTGTATAATCTCCAGCTGAGTAGTTCGGGCAAGTTTGGATATTTCCGATGGAAGGAACACATCTGTGCCTTCATAGACAAACACTGGTCTCTGTTGTTTGCCTCACACAGGTTTGTTCACAAAATTGCACACATATGTAGTTAGTACTGATGTTTTAAATTCAAttggaaaggaatatttttaatgacagaTCAGTACTTTTTGAAACAATGGCTATTTAAGTGTGTCACATATATAGTTATTTCTACAATTGGTTGACATGGGCTTTCTTACTCCCCCAAAACCCccatacactttcccatagacaggatactgTGTACCACAACCAATCGTGGGGTACTCATGGGGATGGGGAAAATGTGAGTCCATCAAGGGCAATTCATCCTAGgctagggctagctctggcactcgccaaatgcGCCATTtacgaattttaaaaacaattggcacattttatttgaatttggcaaataaatttcatataataaatgttattttattagaaaataactgtttttttgccaattttaaactttaacatgttgatttggcgaaattttctgatcccccagagctagccctgctagACCTACAATCCATGACACTTCAAGTGGGCCGTCTATCACTGAGCAGCAGCATCATACTCACCACCTCCCTGACATTCCAATGCATTTGCATTCTTAATAGGTACAGTAGAGTTGCACACCAAAATTAACATGGCATTTCACTTTTTTATATTGCacatggtaaagcacttgcctaaTGGTCCCCATTGATGGatccattgagttatttctcattctagtgctccacaacttgtttAACAAAGGATGTGGCCTGTactatcccttgctactaaccaAAAAGATTAACTTATGGAGTGGCGGCAGCATGTTTTCTCTATCactatctgtatggtccttaaccatttatCCAACACCATAAAtagaaaaatgtgttgagtacgtcattaaataaaaacttttcttcctttttttttttcctttttcataCTGTTAACactgttaaagggactatcctgagtttacagccattgtaagatgtttctgactaacaaaGCCTTTTGAGCAgctaaaattacatatcaaatacattttcttgttagaataccagtgtctgtatatccagtgtATTTGCGGtcaattttcattttacttcgtattataaattttgttcatgcatacaaaattacttgaaggtaaaatccagtttgggctactacaaaaagtctgttagttgaAAACATGTGACAATGGCTGTagactcaggacagtccctttaatccATTGGATGAGATAATCTGAATAGAACGAAGAAAGCCAGACATAAAAAGGCTAGGTCAGGTCaagtcagagtgtttaacgtgcacattcagagcaagctgttgtagtgcacgcctgtcctgggcacaggtgcagGCCTCGCCTGGCTCCTCCGTTCAGGACAGGACAGGGGTGTGGGAgtaccagcagtccaaccgggGCCGTTAACAAGCGGatggtggtatggtgctatagaATTGGgaatgtcccataggattaagccaaagagagtCTAGGCTAAAGAGGCAGATAAATATGACCTATGAACATAAATATTGCAACACTTTTTCTTGTATTAACCAGAAAGAAGACCTCACTTTGGTATGGCACTGTTGCTGGTACATTGTCGTCTGGCTGTCCTAGTTACTTTGAGTCGGGGGCCAAGAAGCTCAAAGAAACAGGCTGGTGGCGTCTCGTCGAGATGAAAGCTCCAGTGCTCAAACCAGGTCAGTTTCTccatatgttttacatgtatcGCTTCAGTTTATGAATATTTAGTAAAGTCGAAAGGCAAGATATAGATGTTACTTTCGAAAGACAATTACGTTAGCTTTTGCATTCAACtcaacattatatattttgtatctaGCTCCGGTTTTCCCAGACTGTAGGTCTTAGATTAATAAAACTTGATTTATAGTTGCATACGTCTATCTcattgtatgttttaaaaacttattgGAATAAATCATGAACCTACAAGCCTAAAatctgatgatgtcactttgcaGTTCTTGACTTAGTAAAACATCTTTTCCTAACTGCCttgaagatttttaaaaaataaaattttggatttttgcatttatttgaCTTGGGTCTATGGGATATTTTCGTAAGCTAACTGGAAGAtctatttgataattttgatttcATATCTATTATCTGGGTCTATATTTGTAGATGTGCCACGGGGAGTGCGTAAGAAGGCTGCATTTCCACTGGACACAAGTGCAATAAAAGTGGAAGGTCTGCGCTCTCGTAGAGGGAAAACATCAATACAAGCTGCTATAGAACTCAAAGCTAAGAGATCAACACTGCTGGTATGAATTACAGTGCATAGTTTTAATACAAGCTGCTATAGAACTCAAAGCTAAGAGGTCAACGCTTCTGGTATGAATTACAGTGCATAGTTTTAATACAAGCTGCTATAGAACTCAAAGCTAAGAGATCAACACTGCTGGTATGAATTACAGTGCATAGTTTTAATACAAGCTGCTATAGAACTCAAAGCTAAGAGGTCAACGCTGCTGGTATGCATTACAGAGCTTAATTTTAGGccactggattaatttttaacaaaaactgcttgtttataacatttaattacatattttcacttaaaattcacttaacatgtttataaatacctaaaataaagtttatatgtaaaaaaagatattattttcatagatttgtttttaatttgttattttggaGCAGTTTTTAacttaatgttgtttaaaattaagcatttataataaattattgcaAATGCATTACTTTTAGTGGGGAAAGAGGGTGGGATGGGGGATGACAGTTTTCATTTGACtactattatttaaatattgtaacaGTTAAAATATTGTCACTAGAAAATTGTTTACTTAGGAAGCCAAAGAAATAAGGAAAGCTAAGTCCAAAGCCAGTAAGTTAGAATCAGCCAGCTTAAAGCCAGATGACACAATTATAGAACCAGCAGAATCTGTGTCGAGACCGTCCACCAGTGTTTCAGAAACCGCCGAGTGTGCTGAAATCAAACAGGAACCACAGAGTGAGGAGGACAGCTTCAACTTGTCCACTTCAAATGTGTTGTCTACGTCAGTACAAAGTGACAAGGAAATTGACCATCGTTTGTCATTGTCTAGTGGTAAGTTAGGTCACAGTGTGTCTGAATTTCTCAGTCTTTAGAAATATTTAAAGAGAAAAGGGTTAGTTTAGTGTGCCTTAATTTGGAGTTGCTGATGTTTGATGGGGAAGGGCATGTCAGGAGTTATTCTCTTTTGTAAACAGACAGTACATAATTGTAtacattaaatgaaatataagtGTATGGGACATCAGGCATAAAGGAACAtataaacaagaaagaaaaaagtgggtttttttttatataaaacataaaagaagaaaaaaaagagcgtattaaaaaaagaaaagaaaaagaagaatacCTATTGGTTAAGATTTATGACCATAATTTCGATTATAAATTAGAAAGACAACAATCTATATCTTAACTTAAATGgttgtgttttaatgtttgtagcTACGATTCCAGAGATGTTACAGATGGGAGACGAGGCTTTGGACTCGGAGAGTGAGATGGAGATAGACCCAGGATCCATGTTGGATCCTCAGACAGCATTGCCATCCCTTCCGTCTTCATCGTTCTCCATCGAAGATATGTTGTCAACGCTGGATGGTAATATTTCAATTCAGAATTTATCGCAGAGGAAGTTGCAGGCACcgtcattataatattatgtggggcaggatttagctcagtcggttgagtgctcacttgaagtGCTTgagttgcaggatcgaaccacctcagtggatccattcagctgactgaatttttttctctcattccaaccagtgcaccacaactggacaaaggccgtggtatgtgcttttttgtctgtgggatagtgcatataaaagggcccttgctgtattaggagaaatgtagcgggtttcctctgatggcatccagtagccagtgattaattaatcaatgtgctccattggtgttgttaaacacaaattattatttttttaaattttatacttGATGTTATGCATATGCAaacatggtttaaataaaaatgtattttgtgagtGATgggtataacaaaaacaaattgcttCCCACCTCCACCATGTGGTTTATTCTGGAACAGGCCTAATGACTGAACAGcatgatttttaaattttaaagtggTGACAACAAACTGGATGTGATGCTGTATGATGCTAGAAGTTCAATTATTAGAGTTatggtttgtttggtttgacaacaccactgtggtagcagcaggtttcctctctgtctctTCACTAAGTGTTGAAATtaatcatatgttagacatcaaatagctgtagttcaTAACGTACTCTGGgacaagacgtagcccagtggtaaagcgctcgcttgatgcgcggttggtgtgggatcgattcccgccggtgagctcattgggctatttctcgtttcagccagtacaccacaactggtatatcaaaggccgtggtatgtactaccctgtctgtgggatggtgcgtataaaagatccctcgctgctaatcaaaaagaatagcctatgaagtggagacagtgggtttcctctctcaatatctgtgtggtccttaaccatatgtctgacgccatataaccatatatatatataatgtgttgagtgtgtcgttaaataaaacatttctttctttctttcaaaatgtactgaggtgtcattaaaaaaaatcctttcaTTTCTTCTCTTGTttgaccaagtgttaaaataaccatatgttagacacaaaatagccgtagtttaaaatctgctggggtgtcattaaacaaatattcctttcttctctttttaaaactaaatgtcaaaataaccatctGTTACACACCACATTGCTGTAGTTCAACATCtgctgagatgtcattaaataaatgttcGTTTCCTTGATTATCTGAAGGTTTATAGTCTTTCCTatagggaacgccttttttcatactatgaaatttactacaagttatttatttctgaaccgattgttttctaaattgcacacaaaaatagtattattttgttatttccaaaacacttttatttttatttttacatcaaacaaaactgaaattattttcaaaaaacacatttataggagattgggacagactatagttcACATTACAAAgagaacaaaatacaacaagTGTTCATGTTAGTGTTGTGACAAGAATTGTTTAACTTTATATATAGGGACAGAGCAGACTGTCAGTGAATCTGTTGAAAAGACTGTGGAGACGACAAACAGTGTGTCTGTAAAGGAGAAATTAGCAGACAGTAACGACGATCAGAGTGAGGCTGAGAGTGAGGATGGACAGTTCGAGCCGCCGGCTGCGGAGGACGAACAGAAAAATAAGAAACCTGACACAAGTTCCACGACTCAGGAAGATGCAACTGCTAAGCCACCATCTGTCAAGTGAGATTTCAGAAAATTAAATACTCTTCTCACCCTTCTTGACAAATCTGACAAATGTATTGAATATGTACAGTGAatctcctctaaaccggacaccctccgGACCAAGTAAAAactctggttttaagaggtatccggtttagagaggtggttttaagaggtatccggtttagagaggttctcttataTACAGATATTAAAAAAGGGACCAtaaaaaacatccagttttgggggaattctggtttacagagggtccggttttgagaggtttcactgtactgaaAAACAATATTAGCTGGAAggactgtggtgtgtgctgtcatgtctgaaaaagtgcatatCTATTTCtataaatggattttttttttagcaggtttcatctgtagaatatgtcagaattatccaaTGTTTGATATCTGGTAGCAAATCATTGTGCTATAGTGAtgctgttaaacaaagcaaacttagCTTTGCCATTAAGAGGATCATATTTATTggtatttgtcgttccagccagtgatccacaactggtgtaacaaaggccatggtatgtactatcctgtctgtaggatggtgcatataaaagatcccttgctgctaatcaaaaagagtagcctatgatttggcgacagcgggtttcccctctcaataaatgtggtccttaaccatatgtccgacgccatataaccgtaaatagaatgtattgagtgagtcattaaataaaacatttccttccttattagtATTTGTTGGTAGGACATTTAAATCAAACTACTTATGTTTGATGTAttgctgtttttgtttgacaaatcTGTGGGATGTAAATGAGTGGAGAGTGATAACTGAGGACTAATTATGCAAGTAAAGTTTaggggttggggggagggggatgaaGCGGCAGGATAATGCTTCCCCGGAAAAACCTCTCTGCACATGCTCCTGATGTGACGGCAGTAGAAATTATAtgctagacaccaaatagccatggtgttgttaaaacaaatattcctttcttctcctccGTGTGACAGGTATGTTCCCATGAGTCTGTATGAGGAACATCAGCTGCTTAAGAAGTTGAATGCTGCCGACAGGAAAACTCTGCTCGATCCAGAAGTGAAAAGACTTCAGCGGAAACTGGCTGTTAGACAGGTATGTTAAAATATCTAGGTTGAATAAAAAATGAGgttgatttatttttagttgaaaaaaaaaagaagaaagtttaTATTTACCTGATATGATTTTTAAAGATTACTTGTCAGTTATTGATCGAGgcgggtgggatttagctcagtcagttgagcactcacctgaggtgcttgcgtcgcaggatcaaaccacctcagtggatttgttcaactgattgggggggttttccgttccaaccagtgcaccacaactggtcaaaggccgtggtatgtgctttcctgtctgtgtgaaaatgcatgtaaaagatcccttgcttcattaagaaaatgtagcaggtttcctctattgactacaagtcagaattaccaaacgtttgacatccagtagccgatgattaatatatcaatgtcctcaggtggcgtcgttaaacaaaacaaatcgaaAACATCGAGTACTCACCAGAAATGCGATGGATTGTAGGATTGATTGATCTCCTCAGCAATGACCAGTGAGCTCTTATCAGTTTGATCAACAGAACTCGAAAATTGTAGCATCTTATAGATaagggcgggaagtagcccagtggtacagcgctcacttgatgcacggtcgatctacGATTGATCCCCGTTAGATAGTTCACTGgagtatttctcattccagccagtgcaccacaagtggtatatcaatggctgtggtatgtactatcctgtctgtgggatggtgcatataaaagatcccttgctactaatggacacaaatgtagcaggtttcctctctaaaactatatgtcaaaattacaaaatgtttgacatccaatagccgatgattaattaatcaatgtgctctaggtttTGATCAACAGAACTTGAAAATTGTAGTATCTTATAgataaggggcaggacgtagcccagtggtaaagtgctcacttgatacaCGGTCGATCTAgcatcgatccacgtcggtgggcccattggattatttctcgttccagccagtgcaccacgactggtatatcaatggctgtagtatgtactatcctgtctgtgggatggtgcatataaaagatccttgctactaatggacacaaatgtagcaggtttcctctctaaaactatttgtcaaaattacaaaatgtttgacatccaatagccgatgattaattaatcaatgtgctctagtggtgtagataaacaaaacagactttcttttttttaacttatcaTAGTGCAAAATACCTGTGCTTACTAGATTGCAGACTGCTTGTAATTGTATatgatttatgtatttttttcttattaataaaacaattatggcACTAAGATGAGACCAGTATGATGTTTTATGAAGCACAAAAAGTAAATATCGACCTCGGCCTCCTTCCTCGatcaatatttgtgtttttttgctcCATAAAACATCATACTGGTCTCATCTTAGTgccataattgttttattaataaaataaaaatacataaatcatatacaattaaaatcgattatgagtaataaataggatattaaacttgctaccatttcatatcatattTTTGTCCCTCATGAAATTACTTTGATTGACACTCGGTAAAAGTCGTAATaattgaaatttatttcactctggacataaacataatatgaaatcaaagcttgtttgacacctaatagtcaatatatttttcatgttgAGGTCTCATTAAACATGCCATTTATTTAAGCCGTATTTGTGAACAGATTAAACGAGAACGTGGATTGCCAGTGTTTGATCTGGATGCAGAAGTGAAGCGACTGACTCAACCTCACTGGAGTACTAATCAGGACAGAGCAGACGTGAGTTTTGTCttttaatcaatattatttatttacaaaaaacagttCTTCTCATATTCTATGTAACTGGAGGGGCtagctgtatattaatttaccttttaaatgtgtgtgtgtgtggggggggggggggggggggcagttgcctgcCTCTCCTCATTCCAGTACTTTAGTTAACaatctgtttataaaatatattgtttcatgTAAAACCATACAATCCacactgtatattttgtttatctcTGTCTTTATAGGAAATGAAATATCTAAATTCTTTTGGATGTCCTGTTTCCACATACCAAGCGTCAA
The sequence above is drawn from the Gigantopelta aegis isolate Gae_Host chromosome 6, Gae_host_genome, whole genome shotgun sequence genome and encodes:
- the LOC121373925 gene encoding cysteine-rich protein 2-binding protein-like, whose protein sequence is MKTSGQLEECYCGWVEPAQVPSTFVCSGCKKHFHPGCLLSGKPSPLEGDIFFKFTCTQCGEDEQEHFERIKLQWMQVVMLALYNLQLSSSGKFGYFRWKEHICAFIDKHWSLLFASHRKKTSLWYGTVAGTLSSGCPSYFESGAKKLKETGWWRLVEMKAPVLKPDVPRGVRKKAAFPLDTSAIKVEGLRSRRGKTSIQAAIELKAKRSTLLEAKEIRKAKSKASKLESASLKPDDTIIEPAESVSRPSTSVSETAECAEIKQEPQSEEDSFNLSTSNVLSTSVQSDKEIDHRLSLSSATIPEMLQMGDEALDSESEMEIDPGSMLDPQTALPSLPSSSFSIEDMLSTLDGTEQTVSESVEKTVETTNSVSVKEKLADSNDDQSEAESEDGQFEPPAAEDEQKNKKPDTSSTTQEDATAKPPSVKYVPMSLYEEHQLLKKLNAADRKTLLDPEVKRLQRKLAVRQIKRERGLPVFDLDAEVKRLTQPHWSTNQDRADEMKYLNSFGCPVSTYQASNMRILDRFQTGFRTVQVMSDRRVSFLNRLVGTEDDQLQSICSPYTTRVLKPFIRRDFESRPLKMKLLQEIQAYPHRKDPSWKNPALPPIDYCYVRPQHIPSVNVLCREFFWPGIDLSECLHYPDFSCVVLYRKIVIGFAFMVPDVKYNEAYISFIFTHPEWRRAGIAKFMLYHLIQTCLGKDVTLHVSATNPAMLLYQKFGFKAEEFILDFYDKYFPVNSAECKHAFFLRLTR